The DNA window TAAACACGCCACAGTCTTAAAATCGAAGCCCTTCTCTTTCAGTCGACGTAAAACCATGTCCAAGGCTTTGACCCACATCAAACAAGGCGCGGTAAAAGTACAGCCATCGTTGTGTTTGTGTACTCCGCCATCCGTTTTAAACTCGGGGAGATCGCTATCAAAGTGCACCGAAGCTTCGTGGGTAACGTTTAGGCCATTATCAACCGCTATGGCTTTGAGTTGTTGAGTACTAAGGTCGAAACCAAGGAACGTCGGAGATGCCATTTTGCGAATAAGAAAAAATCCTTTCAACCGGATGGAAAGACTAGGGGCTACTTCCGTCACCATAGGAAACCCGTGAAAAAGTTTATCGGGGTTAGaatattttcttgtttagCTATTCCAGTACCACTTCATATTACATGATTTTGCATAAAGCTCATTGAATAGGCAAAGATTACATAGTTAAAGGTAAGAAGGGAATAAGGTGAAGAAAATTGGAAAGAAGTCGTACCTTATGTTTTTCACTTCGTGTGGGTAACCTTTGTTCTTTTGTACAATATTTTACTGTCCCTACCCCACTGCTTTCACTCTCTAGTGTAACTCAattacaaaatggcggacgaagAAAAGCAGAGTGAACCTTTCGATCTTCTCGAACAAACGATCGAACAGTTCGTGGAGACGACTCGTCAAATAGGAATTATTGTGAGTGACTTTCAGCCGGGAAGTCAAGGCGTATTGAACCAGAAAATGTAAGTCAAATTCAAGCTTATTCGATAGATAAAGAAATAAGTTAATGGCTTTTCGAAAGAAAAATGTGTTAGTTAAGTAATAACTCCATACTTACTTGATCGTGCCTCAATCCTTTTGGTCTTCCGTACCCTCACGATCCGGTGTTAGTATCTTATACTTATAAATCATAACAACATTACATGGTAGCATTTCCATTGTTTGCCCATGCTCTGtttgtctaaaaaaaaattaaaaaatgtgtGCCTCATTGCCAATACTTAACAACTAATTAGATTGGtgattgtcttttttttgttttgtttttagaaacaTGATGGTCGATAACTTGCGAGAAATTGAGAAATGCAAAGCCCACGTCGCTGATGTTGAAGTCCCTCTTGAAGTGTTCGAGTAGGTATAATTCATTCTAAAATACAAATTGATCCAATGCATcagggtctggatggggttaaccgactagcgacaaacggcttaaaaggtaactgactaccgacaaggaatgaaaaaaaacaagtgactagcgacaaaaaaatatttgccgacCACCGACATTTTATTGTTTCCGATATTTTACTCTTTACCTCCAGCGTAAATCTACTTAAATTCGGATATTTCAGAATCTGCACTATGTGTTTCCTGTTGCATCAACTTTTCAGTCAATTATTAAtccataattaatttattatcaagttatttaaaaaaaatactaaacagtcctaaataatgtttaatcttCTTTACATAAAATCTAATACAAAAGCGGCGTACAAAAGCCAAAAGGATAATTCTTACCAATTACTGACAAATTATGGAAATTTTAACTGACTACCAACAtgcagtccccccccccccccatccataTCCTGTTGCATAAGACATAATGATGATAGGGATTTGTTtttccaaagaaaaaaaaactgtgttttCCATTGCTTGGAGCTGCCTCATCAGCATCCAGGGCATCAAGGTCACAGGTGCAAGAAAGAGAGGGAACAATGTTGGCCGAGGGGTAGGAGTGGTAGCCTAGCCCCTCCGCCCTCAGGTGCCTCGCTCTTGCACTTTGCTATGCTAACTGCGACATCCTGGGTACCTTAGGATGGTATAATaaaggcccgtacccaggatttctcttgggggggaaggggggggggagtgaaatctgaaaaatagtggacctaatttttttgccgatgggggggaggggggggtgagttctctgataaaaatctgaccacccctgtTAGCACCCCCTGCACTCCCCCCCTTCCTCAGCAATGTAGTAAGACGTTTATTGTGTCTAAGATACTCTAAGGTGCTACCATACAATCGTAGTCCGATCGCTCTAGGAGGCCGCCATTTTACTTCGCCGCCAGTCCCCCTAGTCCCTCTGCTACTACAGGTAGCCCAATACTACAGGCAAGGGCCTAATATAAGATACTCTGCCAACGCAGTCTATAATGTGCTATGTGAATAATTTTGTCACTTTTACCTCTGTCTTGCAACATGCTCTAGCATAGTAATGACTGCTTATCCAAGCATTCCTTTCCCTGAATTAGCCAATCCGCATTTTACCTCCAGATTTGTAAGAAAAGTGGGTTAAGAAAATGATTCTCTATATTTGGGACATCCCTTTCTTTTGTAAAGTAATAAgattataatatattttttcaggtATATTGACCAAGGGCGGAACCCTCAACTCTACACAAAAGACTGCCTGGAAAAGGCTCTAGTAAAAAACGAACAAGTTAAAGGAAAAATAGATGCATATAAGGTAATCATCAAAGTTATCGTTGTAGAATCCATTGTCTATCAACTGTAGCCTTTCCCCACAGACATCTCTAGGTGTTACGGAAATCGAAAACATGGACGTGGGAGACCTGTGGTAAATTGAGTTGATGGGAGGTGTCTTTTTTGCTTGAAATCAGGATGAGAAACCTTAATGGGAATATTCCACTATACGGGTTAAACCAACCTTCCTTCTTCAAATTCTGACTATTGGACCTCatttataatcttttttttaattcagtaaagaaaaCTAGTCCTTATATTTACTTTTTCTCAAGCCCTTAATCCTAATGATGTTAATCGCTTACCCATTCTCTTTCCATTAACAGAATTTTAAGTCTCTTCTTGTGGATGAATTATCTAAAGTTCTTCCCAAAGACATGAAGGAATATAACAAGATCAAAGAGTCTCAAGGCTCATAGCAACAGAAATCAAGGAAATTAGCAAGAACCACCATTATCTTCAGATGTCAGTGCTGGGGACACTGCAGCAACTTGTTTATGCAGTTTTACTACATTTTCATTGTACGTACACATGTATATACAgatattgtaaataaaaataatattattgaGTAAATCATTATTTTAAGTACTGCAGCATAGTTGCTAGAATtattttgggtttcctgtggtgtttTAAGTTTCCTGGTGTTTCCCAAGCTCCTTTGCTTCTTCACTAACCAGCTGGTAACCAAGCTGaaccaaattttttttttttgaagtaTTATTTGGGGTTAAAACATAGTATTTAGTGTCAGCAGGGTTGGAATCTGTAATATGGATAATGTGGCCATGTGGAGACAATCCCATACAAACATTTGAACAATGCTTTGCCCATGCATGCTCCCAGAGCCTCTGATGAGACTATGCATTTCCACATAAATTTTCAGCACCCACAACATTttctatgctatgctatgattttgattttttttactactgCATGAATCAGGTAGAGGACAACAgatttttttccctaaaatCATTTATTTCAGTTTATTCACAAATGTTGTAATTATAAATACAATTTCCTTACACCAAAAGGATTTTAAGTATTTAGAACTTTTCTGTTGTTGTGAAAACATAACCTTATAAATAGCTCACTAAAATATTAAAACCAATACAAATACATCTTTCTATAACATGAGGTCCCCCATTCAATTTCAAAAACTTTTACCTGTCTCTTGCTAATGCAAACGTCATATGACTCAGCAATATTGCCAAATATTTGAACTTTAGCCTATGAGCTATCAAAACTATCCTTGAGAATGAGGGAAACAATGATTAGAACATTTTGTACACTAAAAACTTAAATTCCCATTCACACATAAGATATGGGTATTATATTCAATATAATGTGCTTTGTGATAATTTGGACTCTCTCAGGCCCTATTATGTTTCAtggtattattattaataatattatttttagcccCAGATGCTCTAACCTAGTGCTGTTGTCATTATAGGAAGGTTCCACTATAAGTGAAACCTTCATATAATGAGTCATTTCTAAACTATTTCTTTAAGACTTTAGGTCAACTCTAGGCAGTTGGGGGAAGTTTGTTTATTCAATGAAATCGCCAGACAGCAAACAGCAGGAGAATGTGTGATGTCTTAAATAAGACAAAAAATgtctgtttatttattatttctctGGCTGGAGCGTTACCACATATGCAGTTCTAGTGAACACTGATAATGTTGGGAGTTGATAGGCAATGTCAATGTGAAGATTGTTTCCCTGGCTCTTGTCTTCATTTCCAGGCCTTATCCCTTTGTTGTGATGTCACTGTGAAGATTGTTTCCCAGGCTCTTGTCTCCATTTCTAGGCCTCGTCCCTTTCCTTTCTTGCTCGTAATGTCCGAGCCATTGCATCCTTTTTTCCACCCATCATATAATTACATGTCCATCACATACAACCATCCCTGGGACAGAAGACTCTCCAACACCAACATGAATATTTATAACACACCAAGTGCACATTATCGGGAGTTTGAAGAACCTTCACACATGACTTGTGGTATTCTTGCTGCCTGTTCAAGTCCTTGTTTAGCTTGCTCAAACTCTGTATTTAACCTTGATGTTGCTTGCTCAAGATTAATAGCAAGGTCTTGTACCTCTCTATTGATCACTGCTATGACATTCTCCATTGCTTGCCTtccctaaaaaaaataaataaataatttataagGTGATGGGGTGCTAAAAAATAGTTATGCGAACTCAAAACTTGGACAAATTAAACTGAGGATAGGCCCCTAGTGAAGTTCTGTTAGAATGTTAACTCATATGATTACATTTAGGAGTGTATCAAAATCTTCTAACCATAATTGGGTtggaaacttttttttatcagactAGACATTTGTTAGAGGGACAGTATTTAAAATTCAAAGAAGGCACAAAGTTTGTACATTGTACATACCTTTCCAGCATTAGCTGCCATAGTTGTCTTGATCATATTTTCACAGTAATCCTTGAAGCTCAGACCAAACACTTTGATGGTAGCATCATGTGTCTGTTGAGTTCTAAAATGACAAGACACAAATTATTACTCATATGATGTCTGAAATTACTAAATATAGCAAGGGGATGGATGGGTGGGTGgtgaaaaacaacaagaaatggTACAGTATTACTACCAAAACAATGCATTAATGGAATAGAAAAAGGCCACTTTGGCATTCCATCTCTGACTCTATTACACTATTATTTTGCAGCACAAGTTGGTTTAGAGGCCATATACTTGTGAATTTGGTATTAAGGAATGTTACTTTTAGTCTTCCATTATACTGTATACTACATATTCTCATACAATATGTACAGCACTCGACAATCAAGCTGCTAGAATGTACATCCTGTTCATACATGTTGTAACAAACTGTGCTCCTGAGAATCATTATTTGTAAGATGAAATACTCACTTGTTAGATTCAGTGGGATGTTCAGAGTAGACAAGCGTTTCTTCCACTGATACCCAATTTGATAGTGAGGTGTTCTTACTTCGCAAAGTCATTGTCTTATTAACAGGGTCGACTATAGACTCCTCAACAACATATTGATACTCTTCCAAGCCAACAATTCTGTTCACCCAGGCAGGAAACAAGCCTTCAGCACCCATTAATCTTGTAGTGTGTAACCGCCCTTCACTATCTACATGTCTATCCAAGACATCTAATGTCTTAACGTTAGGGTTTAGTTCGTTGGGATATTTTCTCCATGCAGCTTGGGTTACTCTTTCCCAGCAGTGCctgtgaaataaaaaaaaagttgttttacttatagcAACTCATTTGTGGTTATATACATAATAGCTAAAGACTATATCCAAAAAGTATTAAAAGTTTTATCCTCATCTTCATCTTcctgtaataaaaaataaaatgtctaAACTCAGGTCTAGGATTGtgatataaataaaatgactgGTATTATCTATTGGCCATATTTAAGTTGTAAATAGGTAATCTTTACTGGTGTGTTTCGAAGGAGTATCAGAAATATGAGGAAGTTAGGGGCTCAGTAATATATTCACAAAACTTTTACTATttacagaaaatatattttaaagtgTTTTAAAACGTCCACGTAGGTTAATGAAGCCCCCATAATCATTTTAAGTATCTATACTGTACTTTTTTCATGACTTTTTCAGTTCCTTTGACAATAAAAGTACAAAAATAGGGCTTTATAAAAACAAACCCTACAAATTTTCTTTGCACTACTTTCTCAATGTGCTGTGAGGCCATTTTGTTACATAACTCATGGGGATTTTACTCGACTAAATAGGCAAAAACAGATACTAAAATCAGGTAGAGTGGAGTGGAAGTAACACCGTAAAACTAGAATACTTGGATGAGCCCACAAGCAACAAGAAAGGCGACAGACTTTATAAATGAGCGTTGCCGGCTCTCTAGCAGCGTGCGTAGTCGCATGTAAAACCACGAGTAACACCATGTGTGACATTTCCACGGATCTCTCGATAAAGCAATGAATTCTTACTTACTGGAAAACATGCTGTGACTTCCAGAACTTCATATTTCATGGGATTAACTCTAATGCTGGATACAAAAGAAGTTCCGTGGTCTAAACTTGCATAGTTTTCCAGGACGGAGCGAAAGATTGTGTCGCTACGCTCTTTGCTGTTTCATCATCGGCGGAAGGCCGAAGTCCACCCGACCCCCGTTACGCAACCACCCTCCCGTGCGCTGATTGGTCAGTTCCTTTTTACGTCGAGGATATGATTTACATATTCGCCTAGTCATGACGTCACAAAATGACTCAGGAAAACTATTTTTGGCGCTCATTCCCGGCAGAGcacattttcaaataaatttaACGCAAATAATTGAATGAATATGTGCTGCTTTGATACGCATACTAGATAAGCAATCTCTTGAAGCGGCCAAAAACTAGGTAACGTTATCTGTTCCGTCGAAGAGTTGAATGTCACTTTGCATAAGCCTTTGCATAAGTCGTTTTAGGGTTAGATAAGCAAAAATAATTTGTACAGTTCGTCGTTTTCATGTTGACATGGCAGTACCTctgcagctgctttgtctcctattatctttgttttacaaaggagttcttttgtctctattcttctcgttctttgtgtcgaggtgcgaatattgttcatttgcccaataaaattgcagcttgtaagagctgcgtactgacccctgTGTTTCAGTGCATTTGCTGTCTTCAAAAGAACGCGTATTAAAATGTGGTCTGCCTGTGGTGTCGATGAAGTTTACCCACAATGCCATTTGTTCGAATCCGCTGACTAATTCTGAGCCTGTGGTTCATTCAACAAATGAAATTTACTACAATCAACAATGTTCGAAATGTTATTTTACCTCCGAAATGTCTTGAAATGACTTAGAACCTCTATTATTTGTCTCATATTTATTTGAAAGGGAACATGGATGACTACGGCGAGGAAAACGGATGGGAAGAGGCGGCTGTGAGTTGTTTTCTTGAGCAGTTTTCAAAGACTACGAATGATAGTATCAATTGAACTTTTTCCACGATGCTCGATGAGTTTATCGGTTTGTTCTTGTGTGTTTTCAGCAACTGAGTCCCACAGAGGACAGAAGGGATAATGACACAATTATCCAAGACATACAACAAGTCTTCGCCTCGAAAGACATGGTTATGGAACCCGATGTGTTTTCTTATATTAGAaggtgtgttttttgtttattttattggaTGCATTCTACAGAATGAAccatcaatttgttttttttttttaataaatttttCTTTGACTCGAAATGACACATGACAAGTAAGTTAAATGTTTTAACATTGTGGAACTTTGCCTCAATCCCAATTACTTGTGATGTGTCCTTACACATCACCCCTCAGAAAGCTATACTTACATTGGTCCTCTACATAGCACATGCACGTACACTGGGGGGTGCCCAGGGTGCAcgcacaccccctcccccttggtgGCACAAAATTTGGTCATTCCTTATTAAGTAATCcccaaatactatgctttttatgACACCTATAACTGCGTACTCCCCCTTGGCCAATCCTGGAAAGGCACCTGTGACAGTACTCAGTAATAATGTTAATCTCTGTACTACAATAATGATAACATGTCCCTTCAACAGTAAAATGTAAGTAATGTTATTTGAAACATTGCACCCTTTATATATTGATGGTATTTTTCGGGCCCCTtgccatttttgttttttcgagGTTCCACTGTGGCAGACCCCATTCTCTATTTCCAGCAGGATGGGGAgggttttcaaaaattatgcAAAAACATTTTGAATTTGTGTTTGCAACATAGGTATTTTCTTGTTGGTGGTCCACGTGAAGAGCTTGTCAAGTTGCTTTCAGAGAATTACTGTGGCATTGCACAAAGTGCAAACTTATTGGCAAATTGGCTCATCCTGACAGGTAAAAAAATAGTGGCTTGGCAAGAAACTTTAGTTATTTATTTgattaaagctgcattgtcactagtttacttccggaggtccgacggaaacctcaactgttaaaagacaaaagattcTATTAAAATCCAAGATAtcaaacaggccatccgctctaaattatcgatcacattctcaaagaaactcccaataaacacactgccttcaatattttgaaatatttttcgagtttaccaaaagtaaactggtgacgatGCGGCTTTAACTACAGCAGTGGCATTTACCTTATATGGCCTGCTAAATGCTTTATAATTTTCACAGACAGGGACTAAAAGACAatgataatgaaaattaatcaaacaaaaaagcaaAGTAGTTTGTCTATGCTATGTTGTATGCTTGTCTCATTTATCCAAATGTAGAAATTTGGATTAAATTTCTTTGAATGCTGCaaatccccccaaaaaattcaaagTTCGTAcataataatgaaaaaaaaaatagataattaTATATGCTGTCATCACTAGCACACTAAAAGGTTTTGTCAGTCAGTAAGAGTTTCTTTTTCTCTAGGCTCCAACGTCCATGATGTTGAACAACTTGTAGAAAATCATCTTAAGGATCTGATCATCAAACACTTTGACCCCAAACGAGCAGACTCTATTTTCACAGAAGCTGGAGAAGTATGTTGTTTCATCCTTGGGGACCCAGGGCTTACGGAGAGTAAACAAGCGTAACGCCATACGGGCGCCGCGGGGGGAGAAAGAGAGCGAAAGAGGAGAGGGGAAAAGACGCCCTGGGCAGCTGCTCTGTAAAAACTTGTATTAAAACTGTTCTATAATCCGTTTTCCAATAGGAAGCCGTTATCACTTTCTTGATTATCAGGCAGACACGACCGACCTCTGCGCGGCTGTCATGAGTGTCATTGACTCATAGCACATGCACAGTTGTGTTGTTGGGTAATAGACTAAGTGGCGCAATTCTTCAAAGACAAAATTGCCGCCGACTTATAGGAGGCCGTCTCTGAAGCGCTTAAAAGCTTCCCTAACAtcaaaaatatcaaaacagAGCAGCTAATTATAGTAGAAAAGGTCCTAGAGAAAAGAGATGTCTTCGCAGAACTTCCCACTGGGTTTGGAAAGAGCCCTACTCATCAAACAATGCCAACAACATTCAAGAGATAAACAAGTTATTTGCATAATCTAGGGTATCCAATTTCAGTGTATTAGATATCAGTGACAGATTCTGTTAACAAATGCTGGCGCTAATAAGCAAAATCATCTGACATGCCTCAAATGATGGTACCGTATGATAAGCCAACTAATTGGATTAGAGAACAGTTTTAATACCAGCTCTTACAGAGCAGTTACCTagggcgtttttttttttcttttcttttctccttCCTCCCCCGCGGTGCGCTCTTCCGCTTCCGGCTCATGCTCGTTACTATCAGCGCTCGTTTCCGCTCAGCACACCCTGGGTCCCTGAGGATGTCATTGTGTTTGCTCAGAGATTTCCAAGAATCCTGGCagtaatttttcatttttctgtaGACCCCGTCTTGGCTGGAGGGAATGATCGCTCATCCAACATGGAGGTCCATGTTCTATAAGCTTTCAGAACAATACCCAGAATGCCTCATGTTAAACTTCACTATCAAGGTACAGTCTAGTTATACTTTGAAACAGCAGACTGAGGGAAAGATGAACAAAACAGGTGGACAATAAAATAGACAGACATGtataacaatgtttttttatttgatttccATCAGATATTGATACAGTACAGTACTTATCCACCTATAAGAACCTAGGTCTTTTCCAGGTTAGCCTAAACAGGTTCTATAATTATAGGGTACAATTTTAAATTTCAGGCTACTCTGGTTCTGAGTGCCGTATCTAGATTGATGAAATCAATTTAgatatggtgatgatggaaTCAATCAGTCAATACTTTAGTTTACTGCTTGAGAATCATGATTTTCACTATTGTTGGGAGATCTTAAAGTGCCCCTAGCATCAAAATCTAGTaacttgtttttaatatttacttaTCCTGAGATAAAGAATTAGGTGAAGAGTTTTCAtatgatatcagaaaaaatttCGAAATTTGACCACAGCAAAGATACAAGCATTTAGAAACAAGTTGACCCCATAAAACGCACAGTGAGAACAGGGGGTGCTTGCATCAAGCTAAAATGTGCAAGAAATTTACTCGGTGGAAAATAGCTTGTGCTTCCGCGGCCGCCGGGGCCTAATCAAACCCCTGCAGGCACGCTACCCGTTGGGCCATCGAGGCAAACAGGAAACTTCAATGTAAAAAGTAAGGTATTTATCTGTTACCTGTTGTAATCGAAGCATCGCATCGAAAATTCGTGAAAAGATGGAACTCATTTGAAAAGTTAGAGGCCTTACAATGATTCAAtgaatttacaattttgacaCAGTATTAAGTTCTAAATAAGCTTTTTCTCAAATAACTATAAAAACATTCCATCGACAAATTTTTCCTCTAGCAATAAAAGTATTGTTTGGACGAGAACAAAATATATTGCTCATTTTTGGAAGGGGGTCACTTTTTATAGAGTGTGATTGTATTTTACATTTAAAAGCTGGCAAAGCCCCACAAAAACCCGTCGTGTGGCAATAAAACTTGGTAtggtttgttttcaagtcCTAAACTACTGATATATTAAACCCGGAAATTTAGAGTTTGATGCTACGGTCACTTAAAggttcattttttaaaaataagaacaaaaaatTTTAGGCTAACTAGGTTCTTATTTAACAGGGGTCTAAATTGgtatttttagtattttacAGTACTTACCCGCTTATAAACACCTTATATTCTAGGTTTTTATAAGCGGGTAAGTACTGTAGAGTAATATGCACAATGTGGTGGCTCTAGATATCTTAAATAAACGTTGGTTTAGATGCAAACTGAACACGGTCAttcatgtttttgtttaaaagtgggtattcgtaccatggcacctggggagaAGGGGGGCATAAAAGGGGGATaatggttgtgatacgggtagAGGCTGGTGGCAGGGGTGAGGGCAGGGGGGGGAGGTGATTGTGGGGATAATGCTACAGTAATTAGAGTTGGACTATAAGGAGtttttggggaaaaaattGATTGATATTGTTTCTTGTCAGCTGATATCTGATGCTGGTCACCAAGCAGAGATTACCAGTGTGTCGACAGCCTGTCACCAGATAGAGGTGTTCTCAAGGGTGCTAAAGACATCAGTTGAGGGCTTTGTTGAAGAAGGAGAGATGTCTTTGGAATCAAATCTACCAGAGTTCTCAGTAAGTGAGGAGATAAGTACATGCAAACGTCTGTTTTGTATATATGCTCCTTACTACAGCAGAACCATGTATATCCTTTTTACAGTGAATCATTATTACTTACAGAAAATGGTGTGTTATGGACAGCACACATACCTCTATGCCCAGTGCCTTCTCAACCTTGTGGCACAGGAACCCCATGCAGGTGCTAAGGTCAAGCGTGTGAGTCAGGAGGTGATGAAAAGTGCTGTGGAGGGGTGAGTGGGGAATTTGGAAGGCTTTGGCAGGAAATGACATTTGTGAaaaatttatgtttttttatacaatCATTTACAGTGCCGTAACAAGGGGTGGGGCGCTTGGGgcacaatatttttaaatatttttaaatattataaggaaataaccagtggcgtggctgtgcccacgatgttttctaaatgtttctgtattttgtCCCCCTTCCCCAATAAATTTAGGCCTGCTATggcctaatttttttatttttgaattcCATTATAAACTGCCTGCGACTTTCCTCCATGTCTATAATCATTGTTAAGCTGTGGTCTGCCACAGCGGAACTTTGAAAAAACATGGCAAGGGGCCCGAAAAATACCATCAATATATATAGGGTACAATGTTTTAAATTACATTACTTACATTTTACTGTTGAAGGGACATGTTATCattattgtaataaaaattttaaaaatttggCTTCTGTTGTCACTTCATTCTCAGTGTTTATCTctgacaattttatttttgctttcatTTTTGCAGTGGTCACGATATCACCCAGATCACACTGTGCTTGAATGGGTCTCCGTCCTACCCCAGGGTGTGCTCTGGCCTGTCGTCCATGTTGGGCAAGAATGCCTTGAACCCTGGAGACATCACTGTGGtaagcaggcccgtacccagtgGGGTTGCAGGGGGTGGGAACGCCctacaacggccgaaggtccaaaTTCGCTtatcaatagacgtgctatttgtagacaaaactataaagcctAAGCTAGATCaatctggtatgtagccaaatacgacaaaaaaatcttttttttttgttttgttctttcaggggtgttcagatttttatcaaagacccccccccagaaaaattaggtcacTTTTCCGGATTTCGCACACCCCCCCCCATGAGAAATCCTGTGTATGGGCCTGATAAGGGAGTTTCATGGTGGTATATTTTGTTTGCATTATGAATGTGGAAAGCTTTTAGCCCTAGCTTATGTGTTTGATGACAGTGTGACAGGGTGTCAATTTTCTCTCTTATGATCACACACTACAGAAATATGTTTCTGTATAATAGTGCACTTTTTTGGCCTTGAGTTAGGGAAATTGATCTAACCCTAACCGTAGCTCTAATCTCCTACTGCAGTGCCATAGCACCCTTGctcccctcaccccccccccccccagttgCAAGCTTGAAATAGATACATTAAAGAAAATGTACCCCTAAATAGGTACAGCAACCAAATCCCGGGGCTGTAGACATGCCATTTGTAGACAAAGCTAGATccctctggtatgtagccaaagtCCGAAAATAAAAGtcctgtggagatactgcaaaggcataataAGAAacccattttgttttttc is part of the Nematostella vectensis chromosome 13, jaNemVect1.1, whole genome shotgun sequence genome and encodes:
- the LOC5519406 gene encoding mediator of RNA polymerase II transcription subunit 10 → MADEEKQSEPFDLLEQTIEQFVETTRQIGIIVSDFQPGSQGVLNQKINMMVDNLREIEKCKAHVADVEVPLEVFEYIDQGRNPQLYTKDCLEKALVKNEQVKGKIDAYKNFKSLLVDELSKVLPKDMKEYNKIKESQGS
- the LOC116607037 gene encoding PRELI domain containing protein 3B; the protein is MKFWKSQHVFQHCWERVTQAAWRKYPNELNPNVKTLDVLDRHVDSEGRLHTTRLMGAEGLFPAWVNRIVGLEEYQYVVEESIVDPVNKTMTLRSKNTSLSNWVSVEETLVYSEHPTESNKTQQTHDATIKVFGLSFKDYCENMIKTTMAANAGKGRQAMENVIAVINREVQDLAINLEQATSRLNTEFEQAKQGLEQAARIPQVMCEGSSNSR
- the LOC5500535 gene encoding negative elongation factor D, which produces MDDYGEENGWEEAAQLSPTEDRRDNDTIIQDIQQVFASKDMVMEPDVFSYIRRYFLVGGPREELVKLLSENYCGIAQSANLLANWLILTGSNVHDVEQLVENHLKDLIIKHFDPKRADSIFTEAGETPSWLEGMIAHPTWRSMFYKLSEQYPECLMLNFTIKLISDAGHQAEITSVSTACHQIEVFSRVLKTSVEGFVEEGEMSLESNLPEFSKMVCYGQHTYLYAQCLLNLVAQEPHAGAKVKRVSQEVMKSAVEGGHDITQITLCLNGSPSYPRVCSGLSSMLGKNALNPGDITVLYKLFTSPQPPPCDLIRIPQFLDLLLDALFKPGQHIHSEHKFKYTYLLAYASCVHEAWQDGKRVLLNRDELKATTQAVEKAHTLCMQDSSGAGHLISEVKVLFQCIRYPVVAMGILKWIDCTVSDPSFFKLMTDSTPVHLALLDELITCHPLQHRLVLNLLIRLFESDTPLDTLVELEFKKTVLDRMIHMLSRGYVIPVISFIHKCMTGQITDNSLIRHFVTEVLEMIAPPYSSEFVQLFLPIVRNEEITGSLRSSEGTDDASAFIAHCSRPESILS